One Roseburia rectibacter DNA window includes the following coding sequences:
- the spoVG gene encoding septation regulator SpoVG — protein MQITDVRIRKVEKEGKMKAVVSITIDEEFVVHDIKIIEGEKGLFIAMPSRKAADGEYRDIAHPINSGTRERIQKLILEKYEETLAAEE, from the coding sequence ATGCAGATAACGGACGTGAGGATCAGAAAAGTAGAAAAAGAAGGCAAGATGAAAGCGGTAGTTTCAATCACGATCGATGAAGAGTTCGTGGTACATGATATCAAGATCATTGAAGGGGAAAAAGGTCTTTTTATTGCAATGCCAAGCCGCAAGGCTGCGGATGGAGAATACCGCGATATTGCACATCCGATCAACTCTGGTACAAGAGAACGGATTCAGAAACTGATCTTGGAAAAGTACGAGGAGACATTAGCTGCTGAGGAGTAA
- a CDS encoding sugar phosphate nucleotidyltransferase, with the protein MEQLKAVILAAGKGTRMKSDLPKVVHTIEGKCLVDYAIEAAIGAGADDICLVVGYKYEVVRETILHQEVSFVLQEEQLGTGHAVRCAKDFLGDAGQTMILFGDTPLITADTLKRLREYHTTNKNTVTVLSAMVEDPTGYGRIIRDADGNFVKSVEHKDASEEERASHEINSGMYIFDTKELKEALEKIQPNNAQGEYYLPDTLTIIKNKGLKVDAFALSDPEDIMGVNDQEQLKSAAEIIRRRNQAK; encoded by the coding sequence ATGGAACAGTTAAAAGCGGTAATACTTGCAGCAGGTAAAGGAACACGTATGAAATCAGATCTGCCGAAAGTGGTACATACAATAGAAGGAAAATGTCTGGTAGATTATGCAATCGAAGCAGCGATCGGAGCAGGTGCAGATGATATCTGTCTGGTTGTCGGATACAAATATGAAGTCGTACGGGAGACGATCCTGCATCAGGAGGTCAGCTTTGTATTACAGGAGGAACAGCTTGGAACCGGGCATGCAGTGCGCTGTGCAAAGGATTTCTTAGGAGATGCGGGACAGACAATGATCCTGTTTGGAGATACACCTTTGATCACAGCAGATACACTGAAGCGTTTAAGAGAATATCATACAACAAACAAAAATACCGTGACAGTATTATCTGCCATGGTGGAAGATCCGACCGGATATGGAAGGATCATCCGTGATGCAGATGGTAATTTCGTAAAAAGTGTAGAGCACAAAGATGCAAGTGAGGAAGAGAGAGCTTCTCATGAGATCAATTCCGGTATGTATATTTTTGATACAAAGGAATTAAAAGAGGCACTTGAAAAAATCCAGCCGAATAATGCGCAGGGTGAATATTATCTGCCGGATACGCTGACAATTATAAAGAACAAAGGACTAAAAGTGGATGCATTTGCATTAAGTGATCCGGAGGATATCATGGGTGTGAATGACCAGGAGCAGTTGAAATCTGCAGCAGAGATCATTCGCAGACGGAATCAGGCAAAATAA
- the pth gene encoding aminoacyl-tRNA hydrolase, which translates to MFLIVGLGNPGKQYEHTRHNIGFDVMDALAEKYNISISEKKHKALCGKGVINGVKVVLAKPQTYMNLSGESVAELLSYYKMDPEEEMIVIYDDISLAPGNLRIRKKGSAGGHNGIKNIIAMTGTQNFLRIKVGVGEKPAGWDLADHVLGHFDAADRVEVEKAIGHAVEAVEMMVAGETDAAMNHYNVKKKEA; encoded by the coding sequence ATGTTTTTGATCGTAGGGCTCGGAAATCCGGGAAAACAGTATGAGCACACCAGACACAATATCGGATTTGATGTCATGGATGCGCTTGCAGAGAAATATAATATCAGTATCAGTGAAAAAAAACATAAGGCACTCTGTGGAAAAGGTGTCATAAACGGTGTGAAAGTTGTGCTGGCAAAACCACAGACATATATGAATTTAAGCGGGGAGAGTGTGGCAGAACTGCTCAGTTATTACAAGATGGACCCGGAAGAAGAGATGATCGTGATCTATGATGACATCAGCCTTGCGCCGGGAAATCTGCGCATCCGCAAGAAAGGAAGTGCAGGCGGGCACAACGGCATCAAAAATATCATTGCGATGACCGGGACGCAGAATTTTTTGCGCATCAAAGTCGGTGTCGGGGAAAAACCGGCGGGCTGGGATCTTGCAGACCATGTGTTAGGACATTTTGATGCTGCAGACCGCGTAGAAGTTGAAAAAGCGATCGGGCATGCCGTAGAGGCTGTTGAAATGATGGTTGCCGGTGAAACAGATGCAGCGATGAATCATTATAATGTAAAAAAGAAAGAAGCGTAA
- the mfd gene encoding transcription-repair coupling factor encodes MRAFSEPLKELKEFENLSAIVQKLRGIAQISGCIDAAKPHLMYSVNNGSGNRIIVTFQEQRAKEIYEEYRFFDPKAAYYPAKDILFYQSDIRGNVLTAERINALKMLAEEPACTIITTFDGLMNPMPVPENFIQSVIKVAVGDTLNLEELVKHLVELGYEKNYQAETMGEFSVRGGILDIFPLTEDNPFRIEFWGDEVDSIRSFDAESQRSIENLEEISIYPACELVLTVQERQAGIGRILKEADKVSAKLRKEMKTEEAHRIKSTAAQIAEEAGELGISAGLDAYLSYFCEERVSLLDYFNRENTIIFVDELARSIERGMVTETEFSESMKQRLEKGYILPGQMRELFSCKEILAKIETMACISLVALDLKNSHVDIKEKFTINSKTVNPYNNSFELLVKDLTRYKKNGYRVILLSGSRTRAKRLAEDLMAEELNAFYSEDFDHEVKPGEIMTGYGKIKKGYEYPLLKFVVISESDIFGSEKKKKKHRRTYEGEKIASFTDLNVGDYVVHENHGLGIYRGIEKIEVDKTVKDYIKIEYAGGGNLYILATQLELIQKYAGADAKKPKLNKLGGQEWNKTKTKVRGAVKEIAQDLVKLYAMRQDQDGFVYGPDTVWQREFEEMFPFEETEDQELAIEATKKDMESTKIMDRLICGDVGYGKTEIAIRAAFKAVQDGKQVAFLVPTTILAQQHYNNFVQRMKDFPVNIDLLCRFRSSAEQKKTVEALKKGSVDIIIGTHRLLSKDVVYKDLGLLIIDEEQRFGVTHKEKIKQLKTNIDVLTLTATPIPRTLHMSLIGIRDMSVLEEPPMDRVPIQTYVMEYNEELVREAISRELSRGGQAYYVYNRVKEIADVAAKIAELVPEANVAYAHGQMKETELENIMYRFINGEIDVLVSTTIIETGLDISNVNTMIIHDADNMGLSQLYQLRGRVGRSNRTAYAFLMYRRDKMLKEVAEKRLAAIKEYTELGSGFKIAMRDLEIRGAGNLLGAKQHGHMEAVGYDLYCKMLNEAVKEAKGMEVAESFDTSIDIDIDAYIPMGYIPNEMQKLDIYKRIAGIETADESEEMLEELIDRFGDPPKSVENLLYIARVKSMAHHLYFTDISQKGDALRFTLYEKAKINVAAIPEFTASFNNHVKFTMDAKEPYFTYFLKLNTREKYVEAKDVMEIFLKRAGEMLMEK; translated from the coding sequence ATGAGAGCTTTTTCGGAACCTTTAAAAGAGCTGAAAGAATTTGAAAATTTAAGTGCGATAGTGCAGAAGCTGCGCGGGATCGCGCAGATCTCAGGATGTATAGATGCGGCAAAACCACATCTTATGTACAGTGTAAACAATGGTTCTGGAAACAGGATCATTGTTACGTTTCAGGAGCAGAGAGCGAAAGAAATCTATGAAGAATATCGGTTCTTTGATCCGAAGGCAGCGTATTATCCTGCAAAAGATATCCTTTTTTATCAGTCGGATATCCGTGGAAATGTACTTACTGCAGAGCGTATCAATGCATTAAAAATGCTTGCAGAAGAACCGGCGTGCACCATAATAACTACATTTGACGGACTTATGAATCCAATGCCAGTACCGGAAAATTTTATTCAGTCCGTGATAAAGGTTGCGGTCGGGGATACATTAAATCTCGAAGAACTGGTAAAACACTTAGTGGAGCTTGGTTACGAAAAAAACTATCAGGCAGAAACGATGGGAGAGTTTTCGGTGCGTGGCGGAATTTTAGATATATTTCCACTGACAGAAGATAATCCGTTTCGAATTGAATTCTGGGGGGACGAGGTTGACTCTATCCGTTCCTTTGATGCGGAAAGCCAGCGATCGATTGAAAATCTGGAGGAAATTTCAATTTATCCTGCCTGTGAACTGGTACTGACAGTACAGGAACGGCAGGCGGGGATCGGAAGGATCTTAAAAGAGGCTGATAAGGTATCTGCAAAACTCCGGAAAGAAATGAAAACGGAGGAGGCACACCGCATAAAAAGTACTGCTGCCCAGATTGCAGAGGAAGCGGGAGAGTTAGGTATCAGTGCAGGACTTGACGCGTATCTGTCGTATTTTTGTGAGGAAAGAGTATCGTTACTTGATTACTTTAACAGGGAGAATACGATTATTTTTGTGGATGAGCTGGCACGTTCCATTGAGCGCGGCATGGTGACGGAAACGGAGTTTTCCGAGAGCATGAAACAGCGTCTTGAAAAAGGTTATATTCTGCCTGGACAGATGCGGGAACTTTTTTCCTGTAAGGAAATCCTGGCAAAAATTGAAACAATGGCATGTATTTCTTTGGTGGCACTGGATTTAAAAAACAGTCATGTGGATATCAAAGAAAAATTTACCATCAACTCAAAGACGGTCAATCCATATAATAACAGTTTTGAACTTCTGGTCAAAGATCTCACCCGTTACAAAAAAAACGGATACCGTGTGATTTTGCTTTCCGGATCAAGAACGCGTGCGAAGCGGCTGGCAGAAGATCTGATGGCAGAGGAACTGAATGCTTTTTATTCAGAAGACTTCGACCATGAGGTAAAACCGGGTGAGATCATGACCGGTTACGGTAAGATCAAAAAAGGTTATGAATATCCGTTACTCAAATTTGTTGTGATCTCAGAGAGCGATATTTTCGGCAGTGAAAAGAAAAAAAAGAAACACCGCCGCACCTATGAGGGAGAAAAAATTGCAAGTTTTACCGACCTTAACGTTGGTGACTATGTTGTTCATGAAAATCATGGACTCGGAATCTACCGCGGAATCGAAAAGATCGAAGTTGATAAGACGGTTAAAGATTATATCAAAATTGAGTATGCCGGCGGTGGAAACTTATATATCCTTGCAACACAGTTAGAACTGATCCAGAAATATGCCGGTGCAGATGCGAAAAAACCAAAGCTGAATAAATTAGGCGGACAGGAATGGAATAAGACCAAGACGAAGGTGCGCGGTGCAGTAAAAGAGATTGCACAGGATCTTGTGAAACTTTACGCAATGAGACAGGATCAGGATGGATTTGTCTATGGACCGGATACTGTCTGGCAGAGAGAATTTGAGGAAATGTTCCCGTTTGAAGAGACGGAAGATCAGGAGCTTGCGATCGAGGCGACGAAAAAAGATATGGAAAGCACGAAGATCATGGATCGCCTGATCTGTGGTGATGTCGGGTATGGAAAGACGGAAATTGCGATACGTGCGGCTTTTAAGGCAGTGCAGGACGGAAAACAGGTTGCTTTTTTAGTGCCGACGACGATTTTAGCGCAGCAGCATTACAATAACTTTGTGCAGCGTATGAAAGATTTTCCGGTCAATATTGATCTTTTGTGTCGTTTCCGGAGCAGTGCAGAACAGAAAAAGACAGTGGAGGCATTGAAAAAAGGAAGCGTTGATATCATTATCGGGACACACAGACTGCTGTCGAAAGATGTGGTATATAAGGATCTTGGACTTTTGATTATTGATGAGGAACAGCGTTTTGGTGTGACGCACAAAGAAAAGATCAAACAGTTAAAGACAAATATCGATGTGCTCACGCTCACAGCAACACCGATTCCAAGGACGCTTCATATGAGTCTGATCGGAATCCGTGATATGAGTGTATTAGAGGAACCGCCGATGGACCGTGTACCGATCCAGACGTATGTAATGGAATACAATGAGGAACTGGTACGCGAAGCAATCTCAAGAGAGCTTTCCCGTGGGGGACAGGCATATTATGTATACAACCGTGTGAAAGAGATTGCAGATGTGGCAGCTAAAATTGCAGAGCTTGTGCCGGAGGCAAATGTTGCCTATGCGCATGGACAGATGAAAGAGACAGAATTAGAAAATATCATGTATCGTTTTATTAATGGTGAGATTGATGTACTGGTCTCCACAACGATCATTGAGACAGGACTGGATATTTCAAATGTGAATACCATGATCATCCATGATGCGGATAACATGGGATTGTCACAGCTTTATCAGCTTCGTGGACGTGTCGGCAGATCGAACCGGACAGCATATGCGTTTTTAATGTACCGCAGGGATAAGATGTTAAAAGAGGTAGCAGAAAAAAGGCTGGCTGCGATCAAAGAGTATACGGAGCTTGGAAGCGGTTTTAAGATCGCCATGCGGGATTTAGAGATCCGCGGTGCGGGAAATCTGCTTGGTGCCAAGCAGCATGGGCATATGGAGGCAGTCGGATACGATCTTTACTGTAAAATGTTAAATGAAGCGGTTAAGGAAGCAAAAGGCATGGAAGTTGCTGAAAGTTTTGACACTTCGATCGACATTGATATTGATGCTTATATTCCGATGGGATATATTCCGAACGAGATGCAGAAACTTGACATTTATAAGCGTATTGCAGGCATTGAGACTGCGGATGAGTCAGAAGAGATGTTAGAAGAACTGATCGACCGTTTTGGAGATCCGCCAAAATCTGTCGAAAATCTGCTTTATATTGCAAGGGTAAAATCCATGGCACATCATCTTTATTTCACGGATATTTCACAGAAAGGTGATGCACTGCGGTTTACCCTGTATGAGAAAGCAAAGATCAATGTGGCGGCAATTCCGGAGTTTACAGCATCCTTTAACAATCATGTGAAGTTTACCATGGATGCGAAAGAACCGTATTTTACTTATTTCCTGAAACTGAATACCAGGGAAAAATATGTGGAAGCAAAAGATGTGATGGAGATATTTTTAAAGCGTGCGGGAGAGATGCTGATGGAAAAATAA
- a CDS encoding peptidyl-prolyl cis-trans isomerase — MNSRKITALLLSGAMALSVLTGCGGVNKDKTVATLNGESVTLGIANFAARFGQAGADDFYTAYFGKNVWTSDLYGNGTTGQDNFKDSVMDSLEDMYVLQLHMDEYNVSITDDEKAAITAAATQFMEDNSKDAIKALGATQEIVEEYLTLETIQSKMKAAIVADADTNVTDEEAKTGAYSYVGVSKTTHRDESGNTVDYTDEEKEELAAKVADFAKAAKEDGLDAAAEDAGYTVSTGTFTQEDDSVDEKLLAALKDLKEGEVTDLIEGDSSYFVARLDKEVDADATEETRQSIIEQRKDDLYNETLDGWKEGIEWAVKEKVWDDVNFDNLFTTIKDTETESTTEQATE; from the coding sequence ATGAACAGCAGAAAAATTACCGCATTATTGTTAAGTGGCGCTATGGCTTTATCTGTACTTACAGGCTGTGGCGGAGTCAATAAAGATAAAACAGTGGCAACTTTAAATGGAGAGTCGGTAACACTTGGAATCGCAAACTTTGCAGCAAGATTTGGGCAGGCGGGAGCAGATGATTTTTATACCGCATATTTTGGAAAAAATGTCTGGACATCTGATCTGTATGGAAATGGAACGACCGGACAGGATAATTTTAAAGACAGTGTGATGGATTCTTTAGAAGATATGTACGTGCTGCAGCTTCATATGGATGAGTATAATGTCAGCATTACAGATGATGAGAAAGCGGCGATCACCGCAGCTGCAACACAGTTTATGGAAGATAACAGTAAAGATGCGATAAAGGCACTCGGTGCAACGCAGGAAATCGTGGAAGAATATCTTACATTAGAGACGATCCAGAGCAAAATGAAAGCAGCGATCGTTGCGGATGCAGACACTAATGTAACGGATGAGGAAGCAAAAACAGGCGCATATAGTTATGTAGGTGTTTCTAAGACGACACATAGGGATGAGAGCGGCAATACCGTAGATTATACGGATGAGGAGAAAGAGGAGCTTGCAGCAAAGGTGGCTGATTTTGCAAAGGCAGCAAAGGAAGACGGTCTTGATGCAGCAGCAGAGGATGCAGGCTATACAGTAAGTACCGGCACGTTTACACAGGAAGATGATTCTGTGGATGAGAAACTTTTAGCGGCACTGAAAGATTTAAAAGAAGGCGAAGTGACAGATCTGATCGAGGGTGACAGCTCTTATTTTGTGGCACGTCTCGATAAAGAAGTGGATGCGGATGCGACAGAGGAGACACGCCAGAGCATTATTGAGCAGCGCAAAGATGATCTGTATAATGAGACGCTCGATGGATGGAAAGAAGGAATCGAGTGGGCAGTGAAAGAAAAAGTCTGGGATGACGTGAATTTTGATAACCTGTTTACAACTATAAAAGATACAGAGACAGAAAGCACGACGGAGCAGGCAACAGAGTAA
- a CDS encoding shikimate kinase, with protein MEKENIVLIGMPGVGKSTVGVILAKVLGYQFVDADLVIQEKEGKLLREIIAEEGPDGFIAVENRINSEIEAHHSVIATGGSVVYGKEAMEHLKQIGTVIYLKLDYTGISRRLSDIKGRGVVLKDGQTLKDLYDERIVLYEKYADITIAENGLNVEQTIEKIVAQIQKESL; from the coding sequence ATGGAGAAAGAAAATATTGTACTGATCGGAATGCCTGGTGTCGGAAAAAGCACCGTGGGAGTCATATTGGCAAAGGTATTAGGCTATCAGTTTGTAGATGCAGATCTGGTTATTCAGGAAAAAGAGGGAAAGCTGCTGCGCGAGATCATTGCAGAAGAAGGACCTGACGGATTTATTGCGGTCGAAAACCGTATTAACAGTGAAATAGAAGCACATCATTCAGTCATTGCCACCGGAGGAAGTGTTGTATATGGAAAAGAGGCAATGGAGCATTTAAAGCAGATCGGAACTGTGATCTATTTAAAATTAGATTATACAGGAATCAGCCGCAGACTGTCGGATATTAAAGGCAGGGGCGTTGTTTTAAAAGATGGACAGACTTTAAAAGATCTGTATGATGAGAGAATTGTACTGTATGAAAAATATGCAGACATTACGATTGCAGAGAATGGTCTGAATGTGGAACAGACGATCGAGAAGATTGTGGCACAGATCCAAAAAGAATCTTTGTAA
- a CDS encoding M23 family metallopeptidase: MNKRLKDKKLLSGMIVTGGFLIILAGGALTQQTALGQSYQSVYIDGIFVGYVAENVDVKEAIRKARRELAAESEKRLCMDYEWSVKTEKKPFVHLEKKEALEEQLKNVLSEKTIESRERAYTVAIGSYRGNFTTIDEVTDFLNQVRKKADEEDAYTVTYQSLEGQIDGILTADLKQKESEADLAKEGEKETQDIQASSLAGVSLESATQLLDAVTSDAADFYETGVLDMAFVENVEVYENYVQPDAFTNPGDAAAEVTKEKESNKIYVVESGDCLSVIALDHDTKVTDIMALNGLENADALREGQELIIAVPEPDLKIRLTVGEVYEEDYEEEPVIMENDSWYTNQEEVIEEGVSGHRERNDIVVYENGSEVSRELAHQKIMTAAKAAVVERGTIVPPTYIKPIAGGRFTSGFGRRWGRMHKGVDWACPVGTTVYASCAGTVIQASYNGGYGNNVVISHADGRLTRYAHNSKLLVKVGQKVEQGEPIALSGSTGRSTGPHVHFEIYIGGAAVNPLKYISN, translated from the coding sequence ATGAACAAAAGATTAAAAGATAAAAAACTATTGTCTGGAATGATCGTTACCGGTGGATTTCTTATAATATTGGCGGGAGGTGCACTGACGCAGCAGACGGCATTAGGACAGAGTTATCAGAGTGTGTATATAGATGGAATATTTGTCGGTTATGTGGCAGAAAATGTCGATGTGAAGGAGGCAATCCGGAAGGCAAGAAGAGAACTGGCAGCAGAGTCAGAAAAACGTCTGTGTATGGATTATGAATGGTCAGTAAAGACAGAAAAGAAGCCGTTTGTGCATCTGGAAAAGAAAGAAGCATTAGAAGAGCAACTGAAAAATGTGCTGTCAGAAAAGACGATTGAGAGCAGAGAGCGTGCATATACAGTTGCGATCGGTTCCTACCGTGGGAATTTTACAACAATCGATGAAGTGACGGATTTTTTGAACCAGGTCAGAAAAAAAGCGGATGAAGAAGATGCGTATACAGTTACATACCAGTCGTTGGAAGGACAGATTGACGGAATATTAACGGCGGATCTGAAACAAAAAGAAAGCGAAGCCGATTTGGCAAAAGAAGGGGAAAAAGAAACACAGGATATACAGGCATCATCGCTTGCAGGTGTCTCATTAGAGTCGGCAACACAGCTTTTGGATGCTGTGACGTCGGATGCGGCGGATTTTTATGAAACAGGTGTCCTTGACATGGCATTTGTGGAAAATGTTGAGGTTTATGAAAATTACGTGCAGCCGGATGCATTTACTAATCCGGGTGATGCTGCTGCGGAAGTAACAAAAGAGAAAGAATCGAATAAAATATATGTAGTAGAGAGTGGTGACTGTCTCTCTGTGATCGCACTTGACCATGACACAAAAGTTACGGATATTATGGCATTAAACGGACTCGAAAATGCAGACGCACTGCGAGAAGGACAGGAGCTTATCATTGCGGTTCCGGAACCGGATTTAAAGATCAGGCTGACTGTAGGGGAAGTTTACGAGGAAGATTATGAGGAAGAACCTGTCATTATGGAAAATGATTCCTGGTATACCAATCAGGAGGAAGTTATAGAAGAAGGTGTGTCAGGACATCGTGAGAGAAATGATATCGTCGTATATGAAAACGGCTCTGAGGTAAGCAGGGAGCTGGCACACCAGAAAATCATGACGGCAGCGAAGGCAGCAGTTGTGGAACGGGGAACGATCGTACCACCGACATACATCAAACCGATTGCCGGCGGAAGATTTACATCGGGATTCGGAAGACGCTGGGGAAGAATGCATAAAGGTGTGGACTGGGCATGCCCGGTTGGAACAACCGTGTATGCGTCCTGTGCCGGAACTGTGATCCAGGCTTCTTATAATGGAGGATACGGTAACAATGTCGTGATCAGCCATGCAGATGGAAGACTGACACGTTATGCACATAACAGTAAACTGTTAGTGAAAGTTGGCCAGAAAGTGGAGCAGGGAGAACCGATCGCACTGAGTGGAAGCACCGGACGCTCCACAGGACCGCATGTGCATTTTGAAATCTATATCGGAGGCGCAGCAGTTAATCCACTGAAGTATATCAGTAACTGA
- a CDS encoding UDP-N-acetylglucosamine 1-carboxyvinyltransferase → MEQYVIKGGNPLVGEVEIGGAKNAALAIISAAVMTDETVTIENLPNVRDINVLLNAISDIGAKVDRLDTHTVKMNGSFIHNLVVDNEYIRKIRASYYLLGALLGKYKHAEVALPGGCDIGSRPFDLHLKGFRALGATVDIRHGLVVADAKQLKGTHIYLDKVSVGATINIMMAAAMAEGKTTLENAAKEPHVVDAANFLNSMGANIRGAGTDVIRIVGVEKLHKTEYSIIPDQIEAGTFMLAAAATKGDITVKNVIPKHLEAISAKLLEIGCEVEEFDDAVRVVSSKPLHHTQVTTLPYPGFPTDMQPQIAVVLGISEGTSTVTESIFENRFKYVGELARMGANFKVESNIAIIGGVDNYTGARVNAPDLRAGAALVIAGLAAEGITVVDDIYYIERGYEEFEKKLASLGAVIEKVSTEKEIQKFTLKVS, encoded by the coding sequence ATGGAACAATATGTCATTAAAGGAGGCAATCCGTTAGTCGGTGAAGTGGAAATCGGCGGGGCAAAAAATGCTGCGCTTGCCATCATTTCTGCGGCAGTCATGACGGATGAGACCGTTACAATAGAAAATTTACCAAATGTCAGAGATATCAATGTGCTGTTAAATGCGATCAGTGATATCGGAGCGAAGGTAGACAGACTGGATACACATACGGTGAAAATGAACGGATCATTTATTCACAATCTGGTTGTGGACAATGAATATATCCGTAAGATAAGGGCATCCTATTATCTGCTTGGAGCTCTCCTTGGCAAGTATAAACATGCAGAGGTAGCTCTTCCGGGTGGCTGTGATATCGGAAGCCGTCCGTTTGACCTTCATCTGAAAGGATTCCGTGCATTAGGTGCGACAGTAGATATCCGGCATGGTCTTGTGGTTGCAGATGCAAAGCAGTTAAAAGGAACGCATATATATCTGGATAAGGTATCTGTCGGTGCAACGATTAACATTATGATGGCAGCAGCCATGGCAGAGGGAAAAACAACTTTGGAAAATGCTGCAAAGGAACCTCATGTTGTAGATGCAGCCAACTTTTTAAACAGCATGGGTGCTAATATCAGAGGTGCAGGTACGGATGTGATCCGTATCGTCGGAGTGGAGAAGCTGCATAAAACAGAGTATTCTATCATTCCGGATCAGATTGAAGCCGGAACATTTATGCTTGCTGCAGCAGCCACAAAGGGAGATATTACAGTAAAAAATGTAATTCCGAAGCACTTAGAAGCGATCAGCGCAAAACTGCTTGAGATCGGATGTGAGGTGGAGGAGTTTGATGATGCGGTACGCGTGGTATCTTCAAAACCATTGCATCATACACAGGTTACAACGCTTCCGTATCCGGGATTTCCAACGGATATGCAGCCACAGATCGCAGTGGTATTAGGTATTTCAGAGGGTACGAGTACCGTTACGGAAAGCATTTTTGAAAATCGTTTTAAATATGTGGGCGAGCTTGCGCGCATGGGTGCCAATTTTAAAGTCGAGAGCAATATAGCGATCATCGGCGGAGTTGACAATTATACCGGAGCACGTGTTAATGCACCGGATCTGCGGGCGGGAGCGGCTCTTGTGATCGCAGGGCTGGCAGCAGAAGGAATCACAGTGGTAGATGATATCTACTATATTGAACGTGGATATGAAGAATTTGAGAAAAAACTCGCATCACTGGGGGCTGTGATCGAGAAAGTAAGTACAGAGAAAGAGATTCAGAAGTTTACACTGAAAGTATCTTAG
- a CDS encoding YoaK family protein, translated as MRKIFQKELDMILHWNLTLVGGFLGTYAILLHAGNFGSAQTGNVMEMAAALTGKDFAEVGIRFLAFLIFGSAIVISYLLTNFTRLDMRRLVLWVDAAGLTATAVMPEGMSAVVSLYPIFFCSAFQWGSYSGASGYNSASIFTTNNFKQSLLAWTQYILTKDPEFRRKGIMYTMTVLSFFAGACIGCVSVYAYGVYGAFVGFVPLIAARVFMHIGKIPVLNGTPEEIEEEAEEALEEAALLENDQKI; from the coding sequence ATGAGAAAAATATTTCAAAAAGAACTGGATATGATACTTCACTGGAATCTCACGCTGGTTGGTGGATTCCTTGGAACTTATGCGATATTGCTGCATGCAGGAAATTTTGGATCTGCACAGACCGGAAACGTTATGGAGATGGCAGCGGCACTTACCGGTAAAGATTTTGCAGAAGTGGGAATAAGATTTCTGGCATTTCTTATTTTTGGCAGTGCGATCGTTATCTCCTATCTGCTGACGAATTTTACCAGACTGGATATGCGAAGGCTGGTACTCTGGGTAGATGCGGCAGGACTTACCGCAACAGCGGTCATGCCGGAGGGAATGTCTGCGGTTGTAAGTCTTTATCCGATATTTTTCTGTTCGGCATTCCAGTGGGGAAGTTATTCCGGTGCATCCGGGTATAACAGTGCAAGCATTTTTACCACGAATAATTTTAAGCAGTCGCTGCTTGCATGGACACAGTACATATTGACAAAGGATCCGGAATTTCGCAGAAAAGGAATCATGTATACCATGACAGTACTTTCTTTTTTTGCAGGTGCATGTATCGGATGTGTGTCTGTCTATGCATATGGTGTGTATGGCGCATTTGTGGGATTTGTTCCGTTGATTGCCGCACGTGTGTTTATGCATATTGGAAAGATACCGGTTTTGAATGGAACACCGGAAGAAATCGAAGAGGAAGCAGAAGAAGCGCTCGAAGAGGCAGCTCTGTTAGAAAACGATCAGAAAATATGA